The following proteins are co-located in the Ruminococcaceae bacterium KH2T8 genome:
- a CDS encoding Ca2+-transporting ATPase yields MEKPFTGSIEEVITKLGTDTEKGLTSTEAGERFEKLGPNSLGEEKKVPLWKKFLLQFCDAMVVILIVAAGLSAFMAVKENNGFESWIDVIVIVAIVILNAILGVYQEGKADQALVALKKMSSPQSKVIRNGELVMVDSERLVEGDVVSIDAGDAIAADIRLIESSSLQAEESSLTGESVPVDKDAKAVLDEDCSIGDRKNMLFMGTAVTYGRAKGVVVGTGKNTELGKIADKLTNMDNEATPLQKGLNALGKVLAIVCIIVCIIVFLVDIFVQKQTVMDALMTAVSLAVAAIPEGLAAVVTIVLSIGMTKMAENNAVVKRLLAVETLGCVDVICSDKTGTLTQNQMTVKVIYDGLHVYDVEGNGYAPDGRIMGPDGKVHTPSGVSEMLCRAAVLCNDASIVKGEDGSYSCIGDPTEGSLTTLGSKCGMGREATMNRYKRVKELPFDSDRKMMTTYHSGIVEGKLISYTKGAPDIVLSRCAYYADKDGEHPMTPEYLDRISKQNHEFASKAIRVLAFAYRTHDDVNVEPDFSHEKDMVFIGLIGMIDPEREEAKAAIAVCKDAGIRTVMITGDFKDSAVAIANNLQMMDEKSGALSGSELDKMSEEDLRVACETTNVYARVSPEHKVRIVSALRDNDHIASMTGDGVNDAPALKAADIGVAMGITGTDVSKNSADMILMDDNFATIVKAVEQGRVIYANIRKFVSFLLSCNVGEILVIFLLSLIPNTIIPGIAAPLTAIQLLWLNLVTDSFPALALGREKGEPGIMKLPPRKKGEPIINGAMKISIAVQSIAIFVCVATAFLASLVNETGFFFSTDNNLNGARTMAFATLILAELFRAFAARSERMSVFKIGLFSNKMMNAAVGLSILMLLAVIYIPGVNKIFDNVPLNPQAWLVIIPLALIPFTASEVFKAIKNRK; encoded by the coding sequence ATGGAAAAGCCGTTTACAGGCAGTATTGAAGAGGTTATCACGAAGCTCGGTACAGATACCGAAAAGGGTCTGACATCTACCGAAGCAGGTGAAAGATTTGAAAAGCTCGGCCCTAACTCATTGGGCGAGGAAAAGAAGGTTCCGCTCTGGAAGAAGTTCCTTCTGCAGTTCTGCGACGCGATGGTAGTCATCCTTATCGTTGCAGCAGGTCTTTCCGCATTCATGGCAGTAAAGGAGAATAACGGATTCGAGAGCTGGATCGACGTTATCGTCATCGTCGCTATCGTTATCCTTAATGCCATCCTCGGTGTATATCAGGAGGGTAAGGCTGATCAGGCTCTCGTAGCACTGAAGAAGATGAGCTCTCCTCAGAGCAAGGTCATCCGTAACGGCGAGCTCGTGATGGTAGATTCCGAAAGACTCGTTGAAGGTGATGTTGTTTCCATCGATGCCGGTGATGCTATCGCAGCGGATATCCGTCTTATCGAGTCCAGCTCACTTCAGGCAGAGGAGTCATCTCTTACAGGTGAATCCGTTCCCGTTGACAAGGATGCTAAGGCAGTACTTGATGAAGACTGCTCCATCGGTGACCGAAAGAATATGCTCTTCATGGGTACGGCTGTAACTTACGGTCGTGCTAAGGGTGTCGTAGTAGGCACGGGTAAGAATACTGAGCTCGGTAAGATCGCCGACAAGCTCACGAATATGGATAACGAGGCTACACCTCTCCAGAAGGGTCTTAATGCTCTCGGTAAGGTGCTCGCCATTGTTTGTATCATTGTTTGTATCATCGTATTCCTCGTTGATATCTTCGTTCAGAAGCAGACGGTAATGGATGCTCTCATGACAGCCGTTTCTCTTGCAGTTGCAGCTATCCCCGAGGGCCTTGCCGCTGTCGTTACGATCGTTCTTTCGATCGGTATGACGAAGATGGCAGAGAACAATGCAGTCGTAAAGAGACTTCTCGCAGTAGAGACACTCGGCTGCGTAGATGTTATCTGCTCTGATAAGACGGGTACTCTTACACAGAACCAGATGACAGTAAAGGTCATCTACGACGGACTTCATGTATATGACGTAGAGGGTAACGGTTATGCTCCTGACGGACGCATCATGGGACCTGACGGTAAGGTTCATACACCTTCGGGCGTGAGCGAGATGCTCTGCCGCGCAGCAGTCCTTTGTAACGATGCTTCCATCGTAAAGGGCGAGGACGGATCCTATTCCTGCATCGGTGACCCTACTGAGGGTTCCCTTACGACACTCGGTTCCAAGTGCGGTATGGGCAGGGAAGCTACGATGAACCGCTATAAGAGAGTTAAGGAACTTCCTTTCGACTCTGACAGAAAGATGATGACAACATACCATTCCGGTATCGTTGAAGGTAAGCTCATAAGCTATACAAAGGGTGCTCCCGATATCGTCTTGAGCAGATGTGCATACTATGCAGATAAGGACGGCGAGCATCCCATGACTCCCGAATACCTCGACAGGATCTCAAAGCAGAACCACGAGTTCGCGAGCAAGGCTATCCGTGTGCTGGCTTTCGCTTACAGGACTCATGATGATGTGAACGTTGAGCCTGATTTCTCACACGAGAAGGATATGGTATTCATCGGATTGATCGGTATGATCGACCCTGAGCGTGAAGAGGCTAAAGCAGCTATCGCGGTATGTAAGGACGCAGGTATCAGAACAGTAATGATCACCGGTGACTTTAAGGATTCCGCTGTTGCTATCGCCAACAACCTTCAGATGATGGATGAGAAGTCAGGAGCTCTTTCGGGTTCCGAGCTTGATAAGATGAGCGAAGAGGATCTTCGTGTCGCATGTGAGACAACAAACGTATATGCACGTGTATCACCTGAGCACAAGGTAAGGATCGTAAGCGCACTTCGCGATAACGATCACATCGCATCCATGACGGGTGACGGTGTCAACGATGCTCCCGCGCTCAAGGCTGCCGACATCGGTGTTGCCATGGGTATTACGGGTACTGACGTATCGAAGAACTCTGCTGACATGATCCTTATGGACGACAACTTTGCGACTATCGTAAAGGCAGTCGAGCAGGGCAGAGTCATCTACGCGAACATCAGAAAGTTCGTAAGTTTCCTGCTTTCCTGTAACGTAGGTGAGATCCTCGTTATATTCCTGCTCTCACTTATCCCGAATACGATCATCCCCGGTATCGCGGCTCCTTTGACAGCTATCCAGCTTCTCTGGCTCAACCTCGTTACCGACTCGTTCCCGGCACTTGCTCTCGGTAGAGAAAAGGGTGAGCCCGGCATAATGAAGCTGCCTCCCAGAAAGAAGGGTGAGCCTATTATCAACGGCGCAATGAAGATCAGCATCGCAGTTCAGTCGATCGCTATCTTCGTCTGCGTAGCTACGGCTTTCCTTGCTTCTCTCGTAAATGAGACAGGCTTCTTCTTCAGCACTGATAACAACCTTAACGGTGCGAGAACGATGGCTTTCGCTACATTGATCCTTGCCGAGCTCTTCAGAGCATTCGCTGCAAGATCCGAGAGAATGTCCGTATTCAAGATCGGTCTTTTCAGCAACAAGATGATGAATGCTGCCGTTGGTCTGTCGATCCTCATGCTCCTTGCGGTTATCTATATCCCCGGAGTAAATAAGATCTTCGACAACGTTCCCTTGAATCCTCAGGCATGGCTCGTCATCATCCCGCTGGCTCTTATTCCTTTCACGGCCAGTGAGGTGTTCAAGGCGATCAAGAACAGGAAATGA
- a CDS encoding TatD DNase family protein — MREVKRYNGDAAGVFDTHAHLYDERFIEEGITPDIVLQNASEAGVTRILVPADNLRSSQAAVKYVEDNNGKSGVELYCSVGVHPHEASSWNDDVKEAILKLLCSRKENRIRAIGEIGLDYHYDLSPRDIQRKVFEEQLLMAYELDIPIILHEREATGDSMDIMRRLYKAGKMRSNVGVCHCCSASPEIATELVKMGFFIGFDGPITFKNNKNTPAVCEVIPMDRIVVETDSPYLTPTPNRGAVNEPAFVPYVIEKIAEIKGLSVTECARITTENGLKLYEIDG; from the coding sequence ATGAGAGAAGTAAAGAGATATAATGGCGATGCGGCGGGCGTATTTGATACGCACGCCCATCTTTATGATGAGAGGTTTATCGAGGAAGGCATCACACCCGATATCGTGCTTCAGAACGCGTCAGAAGCGGGCGTAACGCGCATCCTGGTACCTGCCGATAACCTGAGGTCATCTCAGGCGGCGGTGAAGTATGTAGAGGACAATAACGGCAAGAGCGGTGTGGAGCTGTACTGCTCCGTGGGAGTTCATCCTCACGAAGCATCTTCTTGGAACGATGACGTAAAGGAAGCGATATTAAAACTCTTGTGCAGCAGGAAAGAGAACCGTATCCGTGCGATAGGCGAGATAGGCCTTGATTACCACTACGATCTGTCCCCGAGGGATATACAGAGGAAAGTATTTGAAGAACAGCTCCTGATGGCATATGAGCTCGATATACCGATCATCCTTCACGAGAGGGAAGCGACGGGTGATTCGATGGACATCATGAGGCGCCTTTATAAGGCCGGTAAGATGCGTTCTAATGTCGGAGTGTGTCACTGCTGTTCCGCTTCGCCCGAGATCGCCACGGAGCTCGTTAAGATGGGTTTCTTTATCGGCTTTGACGGACCGATCACTTTTAAGAACAATAAGAACACTCCCGCGGTATGCGAAGTGATCCCTATGGATCGCATAGTAGTCGAGACGGACAGTCCGTATCTGACACCCACGCCGAACAGGGGAGCCGTAAACGAGCCCGCATTCGTACCTTATGTCATCGAGAAGATAGCGGAGATAAAGGGGCTGAGCGTCACCGAATGTGCGAGGATAACGACCGAAAACGGACTGAAACTCTACGAGATAGACGGATGA
- a CDS encoding methionyl-tRNA synthetase — MSEKKPFYITTPIYYPSGNPHIGHCYTTLACDVVARMKRMQGYDVMFLTGTDEHGQKIEKKAAEAGVTPKEYVDEIVETFKKLWSTMGISYDRYIRTTDDYHIESVQKIFKKLYDTGYIYKSEYKGKYCTPCESFWTESQLVDGKCPDCGREVTDASEEAYFFKLSQFAPQLKELLLDEEKDFLNPKSRVNEMINNFIEPGLQDLCVSRTSFTWGVPVDFDEGHIVYVWIDALSNYITALGYMNEKYDDYEKYWPADMHVMAKEIIRFHTLIWPAILMALGEPLPKKVYGHGWITFGNSNAKMSKSTGNVIDPFVLCERYGVDALRYHLLREMPFGADAPYTNEMMFNRINSDLANDLGNLVSRTVAMAVKYFDGTLPVDKEFNDSDEELLKMTDELPAYVSENFETLHISDALEKIFRVIARANKYIDENEPWVLAKDEAKKPRLAAVLYNLLDTVRRCSILLSPVMPHIVPEIYEQIGACECCTTWEKASERHALKADVTVQKGRVLFPRIDIEKEIAELDAMAPKKDLPEEPLKPLTKFDNFAALDLRAVKVLSCEKVKKSDKLLLFKVDDGFGERQVLSGIAQFYKPEDLIGKTLAMIVNLEPRKIMGYESNGMIMSVRDGDKFRVVEFGDDIKPGADIS, encoded by the coding sequence ATGTCTGAGAAGAAACCTTTTTACATCACGACGCCCATCTATTATCCTTCGGGCAATCCCCACATCGGTCACTGCTACACGACTCTCGCTTGCGACGTCGTTGCCAGGATGAAGCGAATGCAGGGCTACGATGTAATGTTCCTCACAGGTACTGACGAGCACGGACAGAAGATCGAGAAGAAGGCTGCAGAGGCAGGCGTTACACCCAAGGAATATGTAGACGAGATCGTTGAGACATTCAAGAAACTCTGGTCTACGATGGGCATCTCCTACGATCGCTATATCAGAACAACAGACGATTACCATATCGAATCCGTACAGAAGATCTTCAAGAAGCTCTACGATACGGGTTATATCTATAAGAGTGAATACAAGGGAAAGTACTGCACACCCTGTGAGTCTTTCTGGACAGAGAGCCAGCTCGTTGACGGCAAGTGCCCCGACTGCGGCCGTGAGGTAACTGACGCATCTGAGGAAGCTTATTTCTTCAAGCTCTCACAGTTCGCTCCCCAGCTCAAGGAACTTCTCCTTGATGAAGAGAAGGATTTCCTTAATCCCAAGTCCAGGGTAAACGAGATGATCAATAACTTCATCGAGCCCGGTCTTCAGGATCTCTGCGTATCCAGAACGAGCTTTACATGGGGTGTTCCCGTAGATTTCGATGAAGGACATATCGTATATGTCTGGATCGATGCGCTCTCAAACTATATTACTGCACTGGGCTATATGAACGAGAAGTACGACGACTATGAGAAGTACTGGCCCGCAGATATGCACGTTATGGCTAAGGAGATCATCAGGTTCCATACACTTATCTGGCCTGCTATACTCATGGCATTGGGCGAGCCCCTTCCTAAGAAGGTATACGGTCACGGATGGATCACTTTCGGTAATTCCAATGCGAAGATGAGTAAGTCCACGGGTAATGTTATCGATCCTTTCGTTCTCTGTGAAAGATACGGCGTAGACGCACTTCGTTATCATCTCCTCCGCGAGATGCCTTTCGGTGCAGATGCTCCTTATACAAATGAGATGATGTTCAACAGGATCAACAGCGATCTTGCCAACGATTTGGGTAACCTTGTATCCAGGACCGTTGCGATGGCTGTCAAGTACTTTGACGGTACGCTTCCTGTCGACAAGGAATTCAACGATTCCGATGAGGAGCTCCTCAAGATGACTGACGAGCTTCCCGCATATGTATCCGAGAACTTCGAGACACTTCACATCTCTGATGCCCTCGAAAAGATCTTCAGGGTCATCGCAAGAGCAAATAAGTATATCGATGAGAATGAGCCCTGGGTACTTGCAAAGGACGAGGCTAAGAAGCCGAGACTTGCTGCCGTACTTTATAACCTTCTCGATACAGTCAGAAGATGCTCTATTCTCTTGTCACCTGTAATGCCTCATATCGTACCCGAGATCTACGAGCAGATCGGTGCATGTGAGTGCTGCACGACATGGGAAAAGGCATCCGAGAGACATGCTCTCAAGGCTGACGTAACAGTTCAGAAGGGAAGAGTGCTCTTCCCCAGAATAGACATCGAGAAGGAGATCGCTGAGCTCGACGCAATGGCTCCCAAGAAGGATCTTCCCGAAGAGCCTTTAAAGCCTCTTACCAAGTTCGATAACTTCGCTGCTCTCGACCTTCGTGCAGTTAAGGTCCTTTCCTGCGAGAAGGTAAAAAAGTCCGATAAGCTCCTCCTCTTCAAGGTGGATGACGGCTTCGGCGAGAGACAGGTTCTTTCCGGTATCGCTCAGTTCTATAAGCCCGAGGATCTGATCGGCAAGACTCTTGCAATGATCGTAAACCTTGAGCCTCGAAAGATCATGGGCTACGAAAGTAACGGTATGATCATGTCCGTAAGAGACGGCGATAAGTTCAGAGTCGTTGAGTTCGGCGATGATATCAAGCCCGGTGCTGATATCTCCTGA
- a CDS encoding fimbrial isopeptide formation D2 domain-containing protein — protein sequence MRHTLKQHLKRLAVILAASMFIVNILSSVDQNTVLADGENLTDIATINLLEFYTKDENNQHVSLLGSNPPLVAYNADQLFACIEWTFPDDPNRATIVLNNRYAYSLPTAISFTDFSGPLEDGDNTVGQYEITNNTLYITYTDQAFCDKNGRESRVTFSGIIEGDTSSSNLATEIEVAFPEINPPVTVHMFIPPDNHLDVNKDTRSVVNETEPRYRYTARVTSYGNNTNVVVNDFTTMGLYIDTNTIEFFSDAECNTPYTGAVTENSLDSGGFTYTFASMSDGESIYIRYDVTIDSRLSSADTAAAFVGTSGAYGPGGYHGNVTNTIRAKCDEYPRYHTIDYNDIGTYRVYMNKYHESTDANTGIISWTIYIYSIPDSFNDGYIVDTLPANTEYVPGSLYVNCYGDDYTSAVPIDTSVEGQITFDINDAYIMNYLKTVNGANLQITYSTRITQQVNGTEIYTNSAELYFGGNRVDAAAANTSFTMPPILNKIGKYDDSTAPYATYTVTVNPLELNVDTAAGHNTLTLTDIFPETCDLQVNSVAITRNDTNALTIETYSYDESSRTLTIELLDNTAYTIRYRALVNRRVGTLLDASNSTNEISIPNMSPAISDSTYFQCLVMTSAGAASAYDPDIATLNVIKHETGDTSALLAGAQFSLTPMTVGTANRVTAGTAVTKTTGTSGTVSFAVARETVYMLAETRAPSGYEADEDLYFYAFANDPSTLPSTVIYNGRAYNVTIIESDRASRDIYFANDVATAAGASTTPPATPPATPPEDPPATTPAATVQSVTTTPSEPASTTPAATTPSETTAAPEQIAAVANTNTDPTASAASDEADTNDVNGAGRNRASGEASTTALASTGQRISFSNIFGTIIVFASFQILTYLRYDRRRAKLTQEDELQQ from the coding sequence ATGAGACACACTCTGAAGCAACATCTTAAGCGCCTGGCGGTGATCCTTGCCGCCTCGATGTTCATAGTGAACATCCTGTCGTCCGTCGATCAAAATACGGTCCTGGCAGACGGCGAAAACCTCACGGACATCGCTACGATCAATCTGCTGGAATTCTACACCAAAGACGAGAATAATCAGCATGTATCGCTCCTAGGCAGTAACCCGCCACTTGTCGCGTATAATGCCGACCAACTCTTTGCATGCATCGAATGGACATTCCCGGATGATCCGAACAGGGCTACGATAGTCCTGAATAACAGGTATGCCTATTCCCTGCCGACTGCTATCTCGTTCACCGATTTCAGTGGTCCTCTGGAGGACGGAGATAATACTGTCGGTCAATACGAGATAACGAACAATACGCTTTATATCACATATACCGATCAGGCATTCTGCGATAAAAACGGAAGGGAAAGCCGCGTAACATTCTCGGGCATCATCGAGGGTGATACTTCGAGCAGCAACCTGGCTACCGAGATTGAGGTCGCATTCCCCGAGATCAACCCTCCCGTAACGGTTCATATGTTCATCCCGCCTGATAACCATCTGGACGTCAATAAAGATACCAGGTCTGTAGTTAATGAAACCGAGCCCAGATATCGTTACACAGCCAGGGTTACTTCCTACGGTAATAATACCAATGTAGTAGTCAATGACTTTACTACCATGGGCCTTTATATCGACACGAATACGATAGAGTTCTTCTCGGATGCTGAGTGTAATACCCCCTATACCGGCGCTGTCACGGAAAACAGCCTGGACAGCGGAGGGTTTACGTATACTTTCGCTTCCATGTCCGATGGTGAGAGTATCTATATCAGATACGATGTCACGATCGACAGCAGGTTGTCCAGCGCCGATACGGCTGCGGCCTTCGTCGGAACATCCGGCGCGTACGGTCCCGGCGGTTATCACGGTAATGTTACCAATACCATAAGAGCTAAGTGCGACGAGTATCCCAGGTACCACACTATAGATTATAACGACATCGGTACTTACAGAGTCTATATGAATAAGTACCACGAGAGTACTGATGCTAACACCGGAATCATCAGTTGGACGATCTACATCTACAGCATCCCCGACAGTTTCAACGACGGATATATCGTCGATACTCTCCCTGCCAATACCGAATATGTTCCCGGCTCGCTCTATGTAAATTGCTATGGCGATGATTATACGAGTGCAGTCCCGATCGATACTTCGGTCGAGGGGCAGATCACCTTCGATATCAATGACGCATATATCATGAACTATCTTAAGACGGTAAACGGTGCGAACCTTCAGATCACATACTCGACCAGGATTACGCAGCAGGTAAACGGTACCGAGATCTATACGAATTCTGCAGAGTTGTATTTCGGCGGAAACAGGGTCGACGCGGCAGCAGCCAATACTTCATTTACTATGCCTCCGATCCTGAATAAAATCGGTAAGTATGACGACTCCACGGCACCTTATGCGACCTATACGGTAACGGTAAATCCGCTCGAGCTCAATGTCGATACTGCTGCAGGTCATAACACGTTGACGCTTACCGATATCTTTCCTGAAACATGTGATCTGCAGGTGAATTCAGTAGCAATAACGAGGAATGATACAAATGCGCTCACGATCGAGACCTACAGTTACGATGAGTCTTCTCGAACGCTGACGATCGAGCTTTTAGACAATACCGCATATACCATCAGGTACAGAGCGCTGGTCAACCGCCGCGTTGGCACACTGCTGGATGCAAGTAACAGTACTAATGAGATCTCGATCCCGAACATGTCACCAGCCATCAGCGACAGTACCTATTTCCAGTGTCTGGTCATGACGAGCGCAGGTGCGGCATCTGCCTATGATCCGGATATCGCTACGCTCAATGTCATCAAGCACGAGACAGGCGATACATCTGCACTTCTTGCTGGAGCTCAGTTCTCACTGACGCCCATGACTGTCGGCACCGCAAACAGAGTCACTGCTGGAACTGCTGTTACAAAGACAACCGGTACGAGCGGAACGGTTTCTTTCGCTGTAGCAAGAGAGACTGTCTATATGCTCGCTGAGACCAGGGCACCAAGCGGATACGAGGCTGATGAGGATCTCTACTTCTACGCTTTCGCGAATGATCCGAGTACGCTGCCTTCGACAGTGATCTATAATGGTCGCGCTTATAACGTAACGATAATCGAGTCTGACAGAGCGAGCCGCGATATCTACTTTGCTAATGATGTGGCAACTGCAGCAGGCGCGAGCACGACTCCTCCTGCAACACCTCCGGCTACTCCACCGGAAGATCCGCCCGCCACTACTCCTGCCGCAACAGTGCAATCGGTTACTACGACGCCTTCAGAGCCTGCTTCTACGACTCCCGCTGCTACAACTCCGTCCGAGACGACAGCAGCGCCCGAGCAGATCGCAGCAGTCGCGAATACGAATACCGATCCGACCGCGAGTGCGGCATCGGACGAAGCAGATACTAACGATGTCAACGGCGCAGGACGCAATCGCGCATCGGGTGAGGCTTCGACTACAGCCCTGGCATCCACGGGACAGCGGATAAGCTTCTCGAACATCTTCGGAACGATCATAGTATTTGCTTCGTTCCAGATCCTTACGTATCTTCGCTATGACCGAAGGCGCGCCAAGCTCACGCAGGAGGATGAACTGCAGCAGTGA
- a CDS encoding RNAse R, whose amino-acid sequence MVKYSSKKSRSSVNMSIRQQERNGAMKPLDPEAPKCFADLPPRGPQAVKNQVIGLLIENGEGGTVMPDPQFKATNFGPVRIDKNNLNGAPFKMTVVCEILNPDSENRDYRGKIIEVLGDMGNNDVKMLAVLRQFGLSQTFPEAVLNEVKDLPVNPDPEIVEKEIAEGRHDLRDLLTITIDGEEAKDLDDAISIEEIPGGNYKLYVHIADVSHYVRENTELDKEVQLRATSVYLVDRVIPMLPPKLSNGLCSLNPNVDRLSMTAEMLIDENGITYDGNLYESVIRSDRRMSYKETFRILTEPQKGDEAEYGPIVPMLQKMKKLAEILKRMRDGKGAINFEFPETKVILDEKGDVLDIMPYPINFCNGIIEQFMICANEFVAERFATMNYPFVYRVHEDPDSIKIAKFCNVAKTFGACGRLSGKITPLMISDYMSTIKDDEAKPMLDTVLLRCMAKARYAPDCLGHFGLASKFYCHFTSPIRRYPDLYIHRIIKSYIHNEKKRRHFAGLVGAVSDHSSEMERNSVEAERASDDVKVAQYMADKVGQRFTGRITSIIGAGVFVMLPNTVEGFVPFRTMADHYIFDERAYRAIGSRTGRKLTIGMEAEVIVAAVDTDMNRIDFVFSDEVEGTVKNGSSRGKDDKPNVGRRKAKTIARKRGKRSKRSF is encoded by the coding sequence ATGGTTAAGTATAGTAGTAAGAAGAGCAGATCTTCCGTAAATATGAGTATAAGACAGCAGGAGAGAAACGGCGCTATGAAGCCCCTGGATCCCGAAGCTCCTAAGTGCTTCGCTGACCTGCCCCCGAGGGGCCCTCAGGCTGTAAAGAATCAGGTAATAGGACTTCTTATCGAAAACGGTGAGGGTGGTACGGTAATGCCCGATCCCCAGTTCAAGGCGACCAACTTCGGTCCCGTCAGGATCGATAAGAACAACTTAAACGGCGCGCCCTTTAAGATGACCGTCGTATGCGAGATCCTGAACCCTGATTCCGAGAACAGGGACTACCGCGGAAAGATCATCGAAGTACTGGGTGATATGGGAAATAATGATGTTAAGATGCTTGCTGTCTTAAGGCAGTTCGGTCTTTCACAGACGTTCCCCGAGGCGGTCTTAAACGAAGTAAAGGATCTGCCCGTTAATCCCGATCCCGAGATAGTCGAGAAGGAGATAGCAGAAGGAAGACACGATCTTCGTGACCTTCTTACTATCACGATCGACGGCGAAGAAGCCAAGGACCTTGACGATGCGATATCGATCGAGGAAATCCCGGGCGGCAACTATAAGCTCTATGTACATATCGCGGATGTATCTCACTATGTAAGAGAGAACACCGAGCTCGATAAGGAGGTACAGCTTCGTGCTACGTCAGTCTATCTCGTAGACAGGGTAATTCCGATGCTGCCGCCTAAGCTAAGTAACGGCCTTTGCAGCCTTAATCCCAATGTAGACAGACTTTCGATGACTGCAGAGATGCTCATCGACGAGAACGGTATCACATATGACGGTAACCTCTACGAGAGCGTTATACGAAGCGACAGGCGCATGAGCTATAAGGAGACATTCCGTATCCTTACCGAGCCTCAAAAGGGCGATGAGGCCGAATATGGACCTATCGTGCCCATGCTTCAGAAGATGAAGAAGCTCGCCGAGATCTTAAAGAGGATGAGAGACGGTAAGGGCGCGATCAATTTCGAGTTCCCCGAGACAAAGGTCATCCTTGACGAGAAGGGCGACGTGCTCGACATCATGCCTTATCCCATCAATTTCTGTAACGGTATAATCGAGCAGTTCATGATCTGCGCCAATGAGTTCGTGGCAGAGAGATTTGCTACCATGAACTATCCTTTCGTATACAGAGTTCACGAGGATCCCGATTCGATAAAGATCGCGAAGTTCTGTAACGTCGCGAAGACTTTCGGTGCGTGCGGAAGGCTTTCGGGCAAGATCACGCCGCTCATGATCTCGGATTATATGTCCACGATCAAGGACGATGAGGCTAAGCCCATGCTCGATACGGTGCTCCTTCGTTGCATGGCTAAGGCGAGATATGCACCTGACTGCCTGGGCCATTTCGGTCTGGCATCGAAGTTCTATTGTCACTTCACGAGCCCCATCAGAAGATATCCCGACCTTTATATACACAGGATCATCAAGAGCTATATCCATAATGAGAAGAAGAGACGTCATTTCGCGGGTCTTGTCGGAGCTGTATCCGATCACTCGTCCGAGATGGAGCGCAACTCCGTAGAAGCCGAGAGAGCATCTGATGACGTTAAGGTAGCTCAGTATATGGCGGACAAGGTCGGTCAGAGATTTACGGGCAGGATCACTTCCATAATCGGTGCAGGCGTATTCGTAATGCTGCCTAATACGGTCGAGGGCTTTGTTCCTTTCAGGACTATGGCTGACCACTATATCTTTGATGAGAGAGCATATAGGGCTATCGGTTCGCGTACCGGACGAAAGCTGACGATAGGAATGGAAGCAGAGGTCATCGTTGCCGCTGTCGATACCGATATGAACCGCATCGATTTCGTCTTCTCGGATGAGGTCGAGGGAACGGTCAAGAATGGTTCATCACGCGGTAAGGACGATAAGCCTAATGTCGGAAGACGCAAGGCGAAGACCATTGCCAGAAAAAGAGGAAAGAGATCCAAAAGATCATTTTGA
- a CDS encoding preprotein translocase subunit SecG has product MSVISIILSILDILGGIIMVALFLVQEGNDRGMGVVSGATNTMDSYYSKTKGRSLEERLKFATKVTAIFFAVVSVLLYLSITKGF; this is encoded by the coding sequence ATGAGTGTTATTTCGATAATTCTTTCGATTCTCGATATATTAGGCGGTATTATCATGGTCGCTCTTTTCCTCGTGCAGGAAGGTAATGACCGTGGTATGGGAGTTGTTTCAGGTGCTACAAACACAATGGACTCCTATTACAGCAAGACAAAGGGCAGATCTTTGGAGGAAAGGCTCAAGTTCGCTACAAAGGTAACGGCTATCTTCTTCGCAGTTGTATCTGTTCTCCTTTATCTTTCTATTACCAAGGGTTTCTGA